GAGGCCTTGGAGTGCAGGGTCCAGTCCCATGGCAGCCGGAGTAATCAGTGTCTGCCATCGATAGCCGGGGAAATCGTCTCCCCATTCGCCTTGTTCGGAAATGCTCTTGATCTGAGTGGCCGAGAGGGAGCGGGTCATGATGTCCTGGGCCAGCAGTGGTGCGGTGGTCTGGAATTTGGTTTCGGTGGCGAGCGAGATATTGCGGGCTTGGGAGGAAAGCATGGCGGTAAAG
This Desulfobulbaceae bacterium DNA region includes the following protein-coding sequences:
- a CDS encoding prepilin-type N-terminal cleavage/methylation domain-containing protein, giving the protein MKAKTRRCSQGFTPHTSSNGFTLLEVMIALAIIAIAFTAMLSSQARNISLATETKFQTTAPLLAQDIMTRSLSATQIKSISEQGEWGDDFPGYRWQTLITPAAMGLDPALQGLFKIDVTVSWQDQTRYTYHQRGYLFIAPPGS